A region from the Poecilia reticulata strain Guanapo linkage group LG12, Guppy_female_1.0+MT, whole genome shotgun sequence genome encodes:
- the zcchc9 gene encoding zinc finger CCHC domain-containing protein 9, which produces MTRWARANNVHKHKPAEATPWNQLRSAGRRKDGGVPAGTSRPDQTDPLRKTRAAAERKPNRKKKEYTSEDVNGFLDYLKQSGQDGGRETEAELKETVEVALKKDRRREDRRVKRQKDKKSKMVCFNCRKPGHGLADCPEADRDEEMGRGICFRCGSTEHEIQKCRAKVDPALGEYPYAKCFICGQTGHLSRSCPDNPKGLYAQGGCCRVCGSVEHFQKDCPEHQAATNSVTLGWLSNNMSADLEDVHVPVKKAKPKQAKVITF; this is translated from the exons ATGACCAGGTGGGCGAGAGCCAACAAcgtccacaaacacaaaccagcCGAGGCGACTCCCTGGAATCAGCTCAGGTCAGCCggaagaagaaaagatggagGTGTACCTGCTGGGACGTCACGGCCGGATCAGACGGACCCTCTGAGAAAGACCCGCGCTGCCGCCGAGAGAAAGCCCAACCGCAAGAAGAAAGAGTACACCAGCGAGGACGTAAACGGGTTCCTGGATTACCTGAAGCAGAGCGGTCAGGACGGAGGCAGGGAGACGGAGGCGGAGCTCAAGGAGACGGTGGAGGTGGCCCTGAAGAAGGACAGGAGGAGGGAGGACAGGAGGGTGAAGAGGCAGAAGGACAAGAAGAGTAAGATG GTGTGCTTTAACTGCAGGAAACCAGGTCATGGTCTGGCCGACTGTCCAGAAGCCGACAGAGACGAGGAAATGGGCCGCGGCATCTGCTTCCGCTGCGGTTCCACAGAGCATGAGATCCAGAAGTGCCGAGCCAAAGTGGACCCAGCTCTGG GTGAATACCCGTATGCTAAATGCTTCATCTGCGGTCAGACTGGACACCTGTCACGCTCCTGCCCTGACAATCCCAAAGGGCTCTATGCTcaag GCGGCTGCTGTCGTGTTTGTGGTTCTGTGGAACATTTCCAGAAGGATTGTCCGGAGCACCAGGCAGCAA CTAACTCGGTGACTCTGGGCTGGTTGTCCAACAACATGAGCGCAGACCTGGAGGACGTTCATGTTCCAGTGAAGAAAGCTAAACCCAAGCAGGCCAAGGTGATAACCTTCTGA